One window from the genome of Brettanomyces bruxellensis chromosome 2, complete sequence encodes:
- the RPF2 gene encoding rRNA-binding ribosome biosynthesis protein rpf2 (BUSCO:EOG09263EBB), whose protein sequence is MIRTVKPKNARSKRALDKKQPKIVENVKTALFVPGQTTNQALHDICIDFASLKEPYQKRLHKKNKILPFEDASSLEFFSEKNDTSIIVLSTSNKKRPNNLTFVRMFNYTVYDMVEMQVMGNFKLLKDFKTRAFQVGLKPMFTFQGQIFDTVPVFKQVKSFFLDMFRGEVTNLLDVAGLQWVISISAVEEDENNESVSKFPLVHFRVYKLVTYHSPEPKLPRVELVETGPRLDFKIGRYQLASAEAQKEAFKIPPQLRRKTKKNVETDMLGDKVATIHVGKQDLSRLQTRKMKGLKSRYDQHPEEEPADVIEEEEDGQEKKRQKLE, encoded by the coding sequence ATGATTAGAACTGTGAAGCCAAAAAATGCGCGCTCTAAAAGAGCATTGGACAAGAAACAACCAAAAATAGtggaaaatgtgaaaacTGCTCTTTTTGTTCCAGGACAAACAACAAACCAGGCACTCCATGATATTTGCATAGACTTTGCATCTCTTAAGGAACCATATCAGAAGAGACTTcataagaaaaacaaaatactTCCATTTGAAGATGCAAGCAGCTTAGAGTTTTTTAGTGAGAAGAACGACACATCCATAATCGTTTTGAGCACCAGCAACAAAAAGAGACCAAACAATTTGACCTTTGTGCGGATGTTCAACTACACTGTTTATGATATGGTGGAGATGCAGGTTATGGGCAATTTTAAGCTTTTAAAGGACTTTAAAACAAGAGCTTTTCAGGTGGGCTTGAAGCCAATGTTCACGTTCCAGGGTCAAATCTTTGACACAGTCCCTGTATTCAAGCAGGTTAAATCATTCTTCTTGGACATGTTTCGCGGAGAGGTGACAAACCTTCTTGATGTTGCTGGTTTACAGTGGGTAATCTCCATTTCGGCTgttgaagaggatgaaaacAACGAGTCCGTTTCGAAATTCCCGCTGGTTCACTTCAGGGTTTATAAGCTTGTGACATATCATTCTCCAGAACCAAAGCTTCCACGAGTGGAGCTTGTAGAGACAGGACCAAGATTAGATTTCAAAATAGGAAGGTACCAGTTGGCATCAGCCGAGGCCCAGAAAGAGGCATTTAAGATTCCACCTCAGCTTCGTAGGAAGACGAAGAAGAACGTTGAGACAGATATGCTTGGCGATAAGGTTGCAACAATTCATGTTGGTAAGCAGGACTTAAGCAGATTACAAACTAGAAAGATGAAGGGTCTTAAGAGTAGATATGATCAACATCCAGAGGAGGAGCCAGCTGATGTCatagaggaagaggaagatggtcaggaaaagaagaggcaAAAGCTAGAGTGA
- a CDS encoding uncharacterized protein (CAZy:CBM21), with protein MPFLPSTRKRRSNSAPFISFSGKARTFRSSIGSPADSNPSGSHTGEPVSGEPGSRTNTIWKNKNPFQTGNQSARSSSQTLTSSSIPDPRASIDEDSDSDTDVPLSLSFMRRPSRSKSMDHNIEQIMRLNTLYNSRLGSKAKPENGPSPQSSTSEEEPEYVATSPVSFPGSPVSADLEDPKYGFLHPLVRKKSGELVKSSLRLHRFNSSRSLPATPTYKQVHFGGGIDVKYFRSKDKPSSISVCNSPDMDSSSSSSSYDSDNGSDSSEQNSDNDEDDLIDKELSALDIADTDAVYSKDVRTLYSTLYQVARECVEKVTARNLTKFEHLMKPVTLDKSQFSNILYQDEIDREVPVILESCKLSDDKTAILGHVSVRNVSYSKAVTVRYTFDDWKTVVNIEASYTSNIPKILRSAGYDRFLFQISVPMLFCQYFGSHMISAQKAPEVAFCIRYTSGGQEFWDNNFGHNYMLKFLTKRRSLPQGDAFTSSEMARRYVHNVLKDDADLESNVSGETKKSEQAISSHTKPTSLPAESRLRKSKAFKDRNGKKLETDALNASIYSICNELEAANSPGTPAVLRGSTGHVSGIKHNFDVGSPDSIEPLDPLFTPASEQKGIDVFNILPDPRTGSEEKEDADSKPRVTPSQETGVNSESYQDLLKKYCFFKSPKTVSSFLQGDENDADQMLNNGSSGRGFY; from the coding sequence ATGCCCTTTCTTCCATCTACAAGAAAGCGTCGCTCCAATTCGGCTCCatttatctctttttctggAAAAGCACGCACTTTCCGCAGCTCCATTGGTAGCCCAGCAGATTCAAATCCATCCGGATCGCACACTGGTGAACCTGTTTCTGGCGAACCAGGATCTCGGACCAATACGATatggaaaaacaaaaatccGTTTCAAACGGGGAATCAATCCGCGAGATCTTCATCGCAAACGCTAACTTCATCTTCTATTCCAGACCCAAGAGCCTCCATAGATGAAGACTCGGACTCAGACACAGATGTGCctctctctctttcctttATGCGGCGTCCGTCTCGGTCCAAGTCGATGGACCACAATATTGAACAGATAATGAGACTAAACACGCTGTATAATTCACGTTTGGGATCCAAAGCAAAGCCAGAAAATGGCCCTTCGCCTCAAAGCTCGACGTCAGAAGAGGAGCCGGAGTATGTGGCAACGAGTCCCGTGAGCTTCCCGGGAAGTCCGGTTTCGGCAGATCTGGAAGACCCAAAATACGgctttcttcatcctctcGTCCGGAAGAAATCCGGCGAGTTGGTCAAATCCTCCCTCAGATTGCATCGCTTCAACTCTTCTCGATCGTTGCCAGCCACTCCCACATACAAGCAAGTCCATTTTGGGGGAGGCATCGATGTCAAGTATTTCAGAAGCAAAGATAAGCCTTCCTCGATCAGTGTGTGCAACTCACCGGACATGGATTCGTCCAGCAGCTCCAGCAGCTACGATAGTGACAATGGAAGCGATAGCAGTGAGCAAAACAGCGATAATGATGAGGACGATCTCATCGACAAGGAATTATCGGCCTTGGATATCGCCGACACCGATGCGGTTTACTCAAAAGACGTTCGTACTCTGTATAGTACCTTATACCAGGTGGCCCGCGAGTGTGTTGAGAAAGTCACTGCTCGGAATTTGACGAAGTTTGAGCATTTGATGAAGCCTGTGACTTTGGATAAGTCGCAATTTTCCAATATTCTATATCAGGATGAAATCGATCGCGAGGTCCCTGTGATCTTGGAATCCTGCAAGCTGAGCGATGACAAAACTGCCATTCTAGGGCATGTGTCCGTGCGAAATGTCAGCTATTCCAAAGCTGTGACTGTCAGATACACGTTTGATGATTGGAAGACTGTCGTTAATATTGAGGCCTCTTACACCTCGAACATTCCAAAAATCTTACGCTCCGCCGGCTATGATCGTTTCCTATTCCAGATATCTGTGCCAATGCTCTTCTGCCAATACTTTGGCAGTCATATGATATCGGCTCAAAAAGCGCCTGAGGTTGCATTCTGCATTCGGTACACTTCCGGAGGCCAGGAATTTTGGGATAATAACTTTGGCCATAATTATATGCTCAAGTTCCTCACGAAACGGAGATCATTGCCTCAAGGAGATGCTTTCACCTCGTCGGAAATGGCTCGCAGGTATGTCCACAACGTTTTAAAGGATGATGCCGATCTGGAAAGCAATGTATCGGGCGAAACCAAGAAAAGCGAGCAAGCTATATCTTCCCACACTAAGCCAACATCTCTACCGGCAGAATCTCGCTTGAGGAAATCAAAGGCTTTTAAAGATCGCAATGgtaaaaaattggaaactGACGCACTCAACGCAAGCATCTACTCCATTTGTAATGAGTTGGAGGCCGCTAATTCGCCTGGAACCCCAGCCGTTCTCAGGGGATCTACAGGTCATGTGAGTGGAATTAAGCATAACTTCGATGTCGGTTCTCCCGACTCAATCGAGCCCCTGGATCCTCTGTTTACTCCAGCTTCAGAACAGAAAGGAATCGATGTTTTTAACATCTTACCTGATCCGCGAACTGGTTCtgaagaaaaggaggatgCAGATTCCAAACCTAGAGTCACGCCAAGTCAGGAAACCGGCGTCAACTCTGAATCCTACCAAGATCTGCTCAAAAAGTACTGTTTTTTCAAGAGCCCCAAAACTGTATCCTCATTTTTACAGGGAGATGAGAACGATGCCGACCAGATGCTGAACAACGGCAGTAGTGGTCGGGGTTTTTACTGA
- a CDS encoding uncharacterized protein (CAZy:GT57), whose translation MDMRNTVETKQQPQNRAVEELPRKYNFSLWNIWVASSLLKILLFPTYHSTDFDVHRNWLSITKLLPLRQWYFEHTSQWTLDYPPFFAYFEWILSRFVPEAVARDGCIKLTAKDGEYGYLTVIFQRSTVIISEIVLFLALQRLIDTSRSLREKKRNFVIASSIALSPGFFIIDHIHFQYNGFLFAFLVLSLVEARLGNYRRCAFWFAVLLCLKHIFLYMAPAYFVYLLSGFCLKHRKIDTSKSFGENVKQVLFDTIIWRHLFQLGLIVIGVFTVAFGPFVYYGELDQVMSRLFPFSRGLTHAYWAPNFWALYSFVDRILIQLGKNIPGFERLACAILKKSRPVDYSGASSLTRGIVGDVEFVFLPQILPVHTFMLTLFYQILCLIPLFFRPSYERFLGALTYCAWTSFLFGWHVHEKAILLAIIPYSFCVIQDRKLLPSFELLATAGYISLFPLLFGSAEWLFKALITFVWVVVFNTSFNEVCHFSTTLARRAAALDRINLIYEFLMVPFCLFIQMTDVESRNFPILDRLQFLRLMAYSVYCGAGVLSSWNSFSWLYFMDDSVWEEKKEW comes from the coding sequence ATGGACATGCGAAATACGGTAGAAACTAAGCAGCAGCCACAGAACCGGGCAGTGGAAGAACTGCCGAGAAAGTATAACTTCTCTCTCTGGAATATATGGGTGGCATCATCATTGCTCAAGATTCTTCTGTTCCCAACGTATCATTCGACAGATTTTGATGTGCACAGGAACTGGTTGTCGATAACAAAGTTGTTGCCTCTTCGACAGTGGTATTTTGAGCATACCAGTCAGTGGACGTTGGACTATCCTCCATTTTTCGCATATTTTGAGTGGATACTATCGCGTTTTGTTCCTGAGGCCGTTGCCAGGGATGGATGCATCAAGCTCACAGCAAAGGATGGTGAATATGGATATTTGACGGTGATATTTCAACGGTCCACAGTTATAATCAGTGAGATTGTACTATTCCTCGCTTTGCAGAGACTTATCGATACATCTCGCTCGCTAagggagaagaagagaaatttTGTAATTGCATCATCGATTGCACTCTCTCCCGGGTTCTTCATCATTGACCACATTCATTTCCAGTACAACGGGTTTCTATTTGCATTCCTGGTGCTTTCATTGGTGGAGGCACGCCTCGGTAACTATCGAAGATGCGCATTTTGGTTTGCTGTACTTCTTTGCTTGAAGCACATCTTTCTCTATATGGCACCGGCATACTTCGTATATCTCTTGTCTGGATTCTGTCTCAAGCATCGTAAGATTGACACGTCGAAGAGCTTTGGTGAAAATGTCAAACAGGTGCTGTTTGACACAATCATATGGCGTCATCTTTTCCAACTTGGGCTTATTGTGATTGGTGTCTTTACGGTTGCCTTTGGTCCGTTTGTATACTACGGTGAGCTTGATCAGGTGATGAGCCGGCTTTTCCCATTCTCCAGGGGGCTTACGCACGCTTATTGGGCTCCCAACTTTTGGGCACTTTACTCTTTTGTGGACCGCATACTTATTCAGCTTGGAAAGAACATCCCCGGGTTCGAACGGTTGGCATGCGCGATTCTCAAGAAGAGCCGGCCTGTTGATTACAGCGGGGCCAGCTCTCTAACGCGGGGAATAGTTGGAGATGTggaatttgtatttttgcCGCAAATACTCCCAGTTCACACATTCATGCTCACCCTCTTCTACCAGATCCTATGCCTCATTCCTCTATTCTTCCGGCCCTCCTACGAGCGGTTTCTTGGTGCTTTGACGTACTGTGCATGGACGTCTTTCCTGTTTGGCTGGCATGTTCACGAGAAGGCAATTCTTCTTGCTATAATTCCATACTCTTTCTGTGTTATTCAGGACCGCAAGCTTCTTCCGTCCTTTGAGCTTCTTGCCACCGCCGGGTACATCTCTCTTTTCCCGCTTCTTTTTGGCTCGGCCGAGTGGCTCTTCAAGGCTCTTATCACATTTGTCTGGGTGGTTGTGTTCAACACCAGTTTTAACGAGGTATGCCACTTTTCGACTACCCTGGCAAGACGGGCCGCTGCGCTCGATAGAATCAACTTGATCTACGAGTTTCTGATGGTTCCGTTCTGTCTTTTCATCCAGATGACTGACGTGGAAAGCAGGAATTTCCCTATTCTCGATCGGCTCCAGTTCCTTCGCCTAATGGCTTACAGTGTTTATTGTGGTGCGGgtgttctttcttcctgGAACAGCTTCAGCTGGCTCTATTTCATGGATGACAGTGTTTgggaggagaagaaggagtgGTGA